In Crassostrea angulata isolate pt1a10 chromosome 4, ASM2561291v2, whole genome shotgun sequence, one genomic interval encodes:
- the LOC128180131 gene encoding neuroligin-4, X-linked-like has product MRRTVFGMVLASNLLGILAPVILKHMSSEIQLKQGRIRGWLTDFPGKGKRKMAPADAFFGLSYASLRNGDLRFQRPVASFETWQGTKLLQKSSKSACSQLQLNLSNSEEVSNSFPQGRPEHISNIQKFTAHTSEDCLSLTLYKPSRREKNDSSPFPVMVFIHGESYDIGTGNAYEGSVLASYGKVIVITVNYRLGVLGFLGTGHPNANGNQALLDLLAVLTWIKENIASFDGDPNRVTLFGHGHGAALVNFLLFVQTVKRENLFHRAILMSGSAGSSWSESVDPLACAQKLAVNVNCSQYINDSAKLIQCFKNKTTEELVNNAPTPPKYFSCFAPSTKIGTFFTGPLDKMMRDKNSYAFSKIPVMFGVTKNEAYSYLNQQELQNGITDFRKKQILRTYVQNVYKYHRQKIFEILDHEYSDWTKLQSDKTRRDNVMEMISDGQYVAPIVKMAREHAETRAGTYFYSFGYSTSSESKSFPEWSSGVFGDELPYVFGAPLVDGISPFPNEYTKNEKRLSASVMRFWTNFAKSGNPNFPVKETIFEKDKFSDIDWPEYDLKKQQYLQIGKRPQVRHHYRGKQLAMWLDLIPKINVEDITNSEKPDSAEHNLLDPRNDSTFDEPQRLITRFHKLFPAPPSTTSPPPKDPPYQPNTSSDSLSDNTDGGPKVFVTEGGGDLATSVLPPVSDSRAGESLARSSVPLSITVAIGCSLLFLNILFFAGVYYQRDRIKKLKRAKGACETELRTPKKNGNDGGISNPHETSSLMTSQAAQQQNQLTPLKTVNERPEVQGNPIYAAISKSSDHSSDKYSYSPVPTDSSSPMHRHRDRNTHSHTNNVQPSYKGVSTFSSGRPPDRSPKADRNALKNNDRLQSKTNKDNPSSNSTNAITVV; this is encoded by the exons ATGAGACGGACCGTTTTCGGCATGGTACTAGCAAGCAACTTACTGGGGATTCTCGCACCTGTTATTTTAAAGCACATGTCCTCGGAAATTCAGCTCAAACAGGGTCGAATAAGGGGATGGCTGACTGATTTCCCTGGAAAAGGAAAACGGAAAATGGCACCTGCCGACGCTTTCTTTGGACTGTCCTATGCTTCTTTAAGAAACGGTGATCTCAGATTTCAGAGACCTGTTGCATCTTTCGAGACTTGGCAAGGAACGAAATTATTACAAAAGTCGTCGAAATCGGCGTGCTCACAACTTCAACTTAATTTGTCAAATAGTGAGGAGGTATCGAACAGTTTTCCCCAGGGGCGACCGGAACATATAAGTAATATTCAGAAATTCACGGCTCACACGAGCGAGGACTGTCTCTCACTGACCCTCTATAAACCCAGTAGGAGAG agAAGAACGATTCATCCCCATTTCCAGTAATGGTGTTCATCCACGGGGAGTCATATGACATCGGAACCGGAAATGCTTATGAGGGAAGCGTGCTGGCGAGTTACGGAAAGGTCATTGTGATCACCGTCAATTATCGCCTCGGCGTTCTAG GTTTCCTGGGCACGGGTCACCCAAACGCCAACGGGAACCAGGCCCTGCTCGACCTTCTGGCTGTCCTGACGTGGATCAAGGAGAATATAGCGTCCTTCGATGGCGACCCGAACAGAGTGACCTTGTTTGGGCATGGTCATGGTGCTGCTCTTGTTAACTTCCTTCTGTTTGTTCAAACAGTTAAAAGAG AGAACCTCTTCCATCGCGCAATCTTGATGAGCGGTTCTGCCGGAAGTTCATGGTCCGAGTCCGTGGATCCCCTCGCTTGTGCTCAAAAATTAGCCGTCAACGTAAATTGTAGCCAGTACATTAACGATTCCGCTAAACTGATACAGTGTTTCAAAAACAAGACCACCGAGGAACTGGTCAACAATGCTCCAACACCACCTAAATATTTCTCCTGCTTCGCTCCTTCCACGAAGATCGGGACTTTTTTCACAGGACCTTTAGACAAAATGATGAGAGACAAAAATTCATACGCTTTCTCGAAGATTCCCGTCATGTTCGGGGTGACGAAGAACGAAGCTTACTCCTACCTGAATCAACAAGAGCTACAAAACGGAATCACAGACTTCCGGAAGAAACAGATTCTTAGGACGTACGTTCAGAACGTTTACAAATACCACCGTCAGAAGATTTTCGAAATCTTGGACCACGAGTATTCGGATTGGACCAAATTACAGAGTGACAAAACCAGGCGGGACAACGTCATGGAGATGATCAGTGACGGTCAGTATGTGGCCCCAATCGTCAAGATGGCCAGGGAGCACGCCGAAACGAGGGCAGGGACCTACTTTTACTCTTTCGGATATTCCACCAGTTCCGAGAGCAAGAGCTTTCCTGAGTGGTCGAGTGGGGTCTTTGGGGATGAGTTGCCGTACGTCTTTGGGGCACCGTTAGTAGACGGGATATCGCCATTTCCAAATGAATACACCAAGAATGAGAAACGACTCAGTGCCTCTGTCATGAGATTCTGGACAAATTTTGCCAAGTCGGG gaaCCCAAATTTTCCTGTGAAAGAAACGatatttgaaaaagacaaattcTCAGACATAGATTGGCCGGAATACGACCTGAAAAAGCAACAGTATCTCCAGATTG GAAAACGTCCTCAAGTAAGACACCATTACCGCGGCAAACAGCTAGCCATGTGGTTGGATCTTATTCCGAAAATCAACGTGGAAGACATCACAAACAGCGAAAAGCCAGACAGTGCGGAACACAATTTGTTAGATCCGAGAAACGATTCGACCTTTGACGAACCCCAGCGACTCATTACTCGATTCCATAAGTTATTCCCCGCCCCACCCTCCACGACCTCACCCCCGCCAAAAGACCCGCCTTACCAGCCGAACACATCCTCCGATAGTCTGTCAGATAACACGGACGGTGGACCAAAAGTGTTCGTTACGGAAGGAGGCGGTGATTTGGCCACGTCTGTACTTCCGCCGGTCTCAGATTCCCGAGCTGGGGAATCTTTGGCGAGGAGTTCCGTCCCTTTGAGTATAACTGTAGCTATAGGTTGTTCTTTGCtgtttttaaacatattgtttTTCGCCGGTGTGTATTATCAAAGAGACCGTATCAAGAAGCTGAAACGTGCCAAAGGAGCGTGTGAGACGGAGCTTAGAACTCCAAAGAAGAACGGGAACGACGGAGGCATCTCCAATCCACACGAAACATCGAGTTTAATGACGTCACAAGCGGCGCAACAGCAAAATCAGTTGACGCCATTAAAAACAGTGAATGAAAGACCCGAGGTTCAAGGGAACCCGATATATGCTGCCATATCAAAATCATCAGATCATTCATCAGATAAATACTCATATTCCCCTGTACCTACAGACTCCTCCTCTCCGATGCATAGACATCGGGATCGGAATACACATTCTCATACAAACAATGTTCAGCCTTCGTACAAAGGTGTGAGCACCTTTTCTTCGGGACGACCGCCAGATCGCTCACCAAAAGCTGACAGAAATGCATTAAAGAATAATGACAGACTCCAATCAAAGACAAACAAAGATAACCCGTCTTCTAATTCGACTAATGCAATCACTGTTGTTTAG